Proteins co-encoded in one Kribbella qitaiheensis genomic window:
- a CDS encoding M23 family metallopeptidase, with protein sequence MIRPALTAAVALAALAIAPALTASAVQDPSPSPQSYMAQRAAVPAAKAAAVRAQVAQSVTARPLLRVPFRCGENWSGASRSGHSPSYWAVDLNWGAGDDDLGKPVKTSAAGTVVRSAYDAGGYGNYIEIAHGDGWHTLYAHLQNRGVAVNDQVTDSQQIGHVGGTGNVTAPHLHYEQIKDGVVVAALFGTSTWVAYPGPATYSRTRDC encoded by the coding sequence ATGATCAGACCTGCCCTCACGGCTGCAGTCGCACTCGCAGCCTTGGCCATCGCGCCGGCGCTCACCGCCAGCGCAGTACAGGATCCGTCCCCTTCCCCGCAGAGCTACATGGCGCAGCGGGCCGCAGTACCGGCTGCCAAGGCGGCAGCTGTGCGGGCCCAGGTAGCTCAGTCAGTGACTGCACGGCCGTTGCTCCGGGTGCCGTTCCGGTGTGGTGAGAACTGGTCCGGCGCCAGCCGCAGCGGCCACAGCCCGTCGTACTGGGCCGTGGACCTCAACTGGGGTGCCGGCGACGACGACCTCGGCAAGCCGGTCAAGACCAGTGCGGCGGGGACCGTGGTGCGCTCGGCGTACGACGCCGGCGGGTACGGCAACTACATCGAGATCGCCCACGGCGACGGCTGGCACACGCTCTACGCCCACCTGCAGAACCGCGGGGTGGCAGTCAACGACCAGGTCACCGACAGCCAGCAGATCGGCCACGTCGGCGGCACCGGCAACGTCACCGCGCCTCACCTCCACTACGAACAGATCAAGGACGGCGTAGTGGTGGCCGCGCTGTTCGGCACCTCCACC
- a CDS encoding M48 family metallopeptidase, translating to MTDNDERPTRTRVTLTDISSRAWEHPADRGALVALRQLKGFDFVLRKMSGLINERAFRLQFLGSAIRVDERQFPKIHRLFTEAASTLDIRELPELYVTNFPMWNAMTIGMDKPFIVLNSALVKGLDDEELRFVLGHELGHAQSGHALYQSLLFWLMRLTGALNWMPIGALGLRAIIAALHEWARKAELSGDRAGLLAVQDPAAALRVQMKLASGGQLEELDTTAFLAQGTEYESAGDLRDSVLKLLLLEAASHPLAVVRAHELRRWVDEGEYTAIVSGTYPKRQEDGDASMSQEARNAAKSYSDSFARSQDPLAKLLRDMGDGLGGVKDWVSSKIR from the coding sequence ATGACCGACAACGACGAGCGGCCGACCAGGACCAGGGTCACGCTCACCGACATCAGCTCGCGCGCCTGGGAGCACCCGGCCGACCGCGGTGCGCTGGTGGCGCTGCGGCAGCTGAAGGGGTTCGACTTCGTCCTCCGCAAGATGTCCGGGCTGATCAACGAGCGCGCCTTCCGGCTGCAGTTCCTCGGCTCCGCGATCCGGGTCGACGAGCGGCAGTTCCCGAAGATCCACCGGCTGTTCACCGAGGCGGCCTCGACCCTGGACATCCGGGAGCTGCCCGAGCTGTACGTCACCAACTTCCCGATGTGGAACGCGATGACGATCGGCATGGACAAGCCGTTCATCGTGCTGAACAGCGCGCTGGTGAAGGGTCTCGACGACGAGGAGCTCCGGTTCGTACTCGGCCACGAGCTCGGTCATGCGCAGAGCGGTCACGCGCTGTACCAGTCGCTGCTGTTCTGGCTGATGCGGCTCACCGGCGCGCTGAACTGGATGCCGATCGGCGCCCTCGGCCTCCGCGCGATCATCGCCGCGCTGCACGAGTGGGCACGCAAGGCGGAGTTGTCCGGCGACCGGGCCGGCCTGCTCGCAGTACAGGATCCTGCCGCCGCTCTGCGGGTGCAGATGAAGCTCGCCAGCGGCGGTCAGTTGGAGGAGCTGGACACGACCGCGTTCCTGGCCCAGGGCACGGAGTACGAGAGCGCGGGCGACCTGCGCGACAGCGTGCTCAAGCTGCTGCTGCTCGAGGCGGCGTCGCACCCGCTGGCCGTCGTACGGGCGCATGAGCTGCGGCGCTGGGTCGACGAGGGTGAGTACACGGCGATCGTCTCCGGGACATACCCGAAGCGGCAGGAGGACGGCGACGCCTCGATGTCGCAGGAGGCGAGGAACGCGGCCAAGTCGTACTCCGACTCCTTCGCCCGCTCCCAGGACCCGCTCGCCAAACTCCTCCGCGACATGGGCGACGGCCTAGGCGGCGTCAAGGACTGGGTCTCCTCCAAGATCCGCTGA
- a CDS encoding GNAT family N-acetyltransferase, with translation MIELRELTSDDWPAWRDLRLAALADAPAAFGSLLADWIDADESRWRGRLNVPGWHNLIAALDGTPVGMATGAPADDEDGVVHILSMWIAPAGRGKGIGDHLMTDIEHWARANAAHTLKLSVVKGNEKAHALYLRNGYVDTDEPGDLMPDGVSRELIMRKVLKD, from the coding sequence GTGATCGAGCTACGTGAACTGACTTCCGACGACTGGCCGGCTTGGCGCGACCTGCGCCTGGCCGCGCTGGCCGACGCCCCCGCCGCCTTCGGCTCTCTCCTCGCCGACTGGATCGATGCCGACGAGAGCCGCTGGCGGGGCAGGCTGAACGTCCCCGGCTGGCACAACCTGATCGCCGCCCTGGACGGCACCCCGGTCGGCATGGCCACCGGCGCACCCGCGGACGACGAGGACGGCGTCGTCCACATCCTCTCGATGTGGATAGCCCCCGCCGGCCGAGGCAAAGGCATCGGCGACCACCTGATGACCGACATCGAACACTGGGCTCGCGCCAACGCTGCCCACACCCTGAAACTCTCAGTTGTCAAAGGCAACGAAAAAGCGCACGCCCTCTACCTCCGCAACGGCTACGTAGACACCGACGAGCCAGGCGACCTGATGCCCGACGGAGTAAGCCGCGAACTGATCATGCGCAAGGTCTTGAAGGACTAA
- a CDS encoding dihydrofolate reductase family protein: MRHLPLTVVSSTLEGPLDWPDATLVSGDAVAAIAKLKAESDVPLRSHGSLSLYQALMAAGLVDRVQVTVFPVITGQTGLFRERHRARHHHQSAKPVPTDR; this comes from the coding sequence ATGCGGCATCTGCCGTTGACGGTGGTGTCGTCGACGCTCGAAGGCCCTCTCGATTGGCCGGACGCGACCCTGGTGAGCGGTGACGCCGTTGCCGCCATCGCGAAGCTCAAGGCGGAGTCTGACGTGCCACTGCGTTCGCATGGCAGCCTGTCGCTGTACCAGGCGCTGATGGCCGCCGGTCTGGTCGACCGCGTCCAGGTGACAGTCTTCCCGGTCATCACCGGTCAGACCGGCCTCTTTCGCGAGCGCCATCGCGCTCGGCATCACCACCAATCGGCCAAACCCGTCCCGACCGACAGGTAG
- a CDS encoding class I SAM-dependent methyltransferase → MTATDYDNFAKAYAAENESGLFNAYYARPAVLRLAGDVSGRRILDAGCGSGPLSVALRDEGAVVAGFDASAAMLDLARERLGDDADVQVADLRAPLPYADAEFDDVVASLVLHYLEDWTGPLAELRRVVKPGGRLIVAVNHPSAYAIVYPEADYFAVTQYSEDYVMDGQTVWLTFWHRPLHAMTDAFAAAGFRIVTVSEPPPAPDTPAELLPAELPAGQSFMCFLFFVLEAA, encoded by the coding sequence ATGACGGCCACCGACTACGACAACTTCGCGAAGGCCTACGCGGCCGAGAACGAATCCGGGCTCTTCAACGCGTACTACGCGCGGCCCGCGGTGCTCCGCCTCGCCGGCGATGTCTCGGGTCGCCGGATCCTCGACGCGGGATGTGGTTCCGGGCCGCTGTCGGTGGCGCTTCGCGACGAGGGTGCCGTCGTCGCCGGTTTCGATGCCAGTGCGGCCATGCTCGACCTGGCTCGCGAGAGGCTGGGTGACGACGCCGATGTGCAGGTGGCGGACCTCCGCGCGCCGCTGCCGTACGCCGATGCCGAGTTCGACGACGTCGTGGCATCCCTCGTCCTGCATTACCTGGAGGACTGGACCGGCCCTCTCGCCGAGCTGCGACGTGTGGTGAAGCCGGGCGGTCGACTGATCGTCGCGGTGAACCACCCCAGCGCCTACGCGATCGTGTATCCCGAGGCCGACTACTTCGCGGTCACCCAGTACTCCGAGGACTACGTCATGGACGGCCAGACTGTGTGGCTGACCTTCTGGCACCGGCCCCTGCACGCCATGACAGATGCCTTTGCCGCGGCCGGGTTTCGCATCGTCACTGTCAGCGAACCACCGCCGGCGCCGGACACCCCCGCGGAACTGCTGCCCGCGGAACTGCCGGCAGGCCAGTCGTTCATGTGCTTCCTCTTCTTCGTCCTCGAGGCCGCCTGA
- the mraY gene encoding phospho-N-acetylmuramoyl-pentapeptide-transferase, which yields MRAIFLSGALAVVCSLLGTRFAIGWFARHGFGQPIRHDGPTTHHVKRGTPTMGGLVILLSATAAYLAATILTGGSPSASAWLLMLLFFGCGAVGFLDDFIKVYTQNNQGLSSRAKMAGQTLVALVFGVLSTQFFADERGVRPASQYVSITHDWGIKLPLIVILLLIWFIVTATSNGANLTDGADGLLAGASALIIGAYTIVNIWQNNQLCGSSRPTAVESQCYQVRDPLDLAVFAAAIAAACVGFLWWNAKPARIIMGDVGSLAIGGVVAGLAIMSRTEVLMAVVAGLFVLETLSVLLQMSYFQLTRRLTGTGRRIFRIAPIHHHFEHLGWAEVTVVIRFWIVAGIFVALGLGIFYASWLA from the coding sequence TTGCGGGCAATATTCCTGAGCGGCGCGCTGGCGGTGGTGTGCTCGTTGCTGGGGACCCGGTTCGCTATCGGGTGGTTCGCCCGGCACGGGTTCGGCCAGCCGATCAGGCACGACGGACCGACTACACATCACGTCAAGCGGGGTACGCCGACCATGGGCGGTCTCGTAATCCTGCTGAGTGCGACTGCGGCCTATCTGGCGGCAACGATCTTGACCGGCGGGTCGCCGAGTGCCAGCGCCTGGCTGCTGATGTTGCTGTTCTTCGGCTGCGGGGCGGTGGGGTTCCTCGACGACTTCATCAAGGTCTACACCCAGAACAACCAGGGGCTGAGCAGCCGGGCCAAGATGGCGGGTCAGACGCTGGTCGCGCTCGTCTTCGGGGTCCTGTCCACGCAGTTCTTCGCCGACGAGCGCGGTGTCAGGCCGGCGTCGCAGTACGTTTCCATCACCCATGACTGGGGGATCAAGCTGCCCCTGATCGTGATCCTGCTGTTGATCTGGTTCATCGTCACCGCGACCTCCAACGGCGCGAACCTCACTGATGGCGCCGACGGGCTGCTCGCCGGCGCCTCGGCATTGATCATCGGTGCCTACACCATCGTGAATATCTGGCAGAACAACCAGCTATGCGGCTCCTCGCGGCCCACCGCGGTGGAGTCACAGTGCTATCAGGTGCGCGACCCTCTCGACCTCGCGGTCTTCGCGGCCGCCATCGCCGCGGCTTGTGTCGGCTTCCTTTGGTGGAACGCCAAGCCCGCACGCATCATCATGGGCGATGTCGGCTCCCTCGCCATCGGTGGCGTCGTGGCCGGGCTGGCGATCATGTCTCGTACCGAGGTCCTGATGGCCGTCGTCGCCGGACTGTTCGTGCTCGAGACCCTGTCCGTGCTCCTGCAGATGAGCTACTTCCAGCTGACCAGGCGGCTCACGGGCACGGGGCGTCGCATCTTCCGGATCGCTCCCATCCACCATCACTTCGAGCACCTGGGATGGGCCGAGGTGACCGTGGTGATCCGCTTCTGGATCGTCGCCGGGATCTTCGTCGCGCTCGGGCTCGGGATCTTCTATGCCTCTTGGCTGGCCTGA
- a CDS encoding MFS transporter: protein MSEDVIKADPPERPVDSVPAHGHRNLGVALALICMAQLMVVLDGTIVNIALPHIQLDLGFSNASLPWVVNAYALAFGGLLLLGGRIGDILGRRKVFMFGVVLFGIASFLGGIAQNETLLLASRILQGLGAAAASPNALALITTTFPAGKERNRAMGVYAAMSGAGAAVGLILGGVLTEASWRWTFFINTPIGLVVAVLAIRYLGESARQKGKFDIPGAITGTVGLTALVYGLTHAAQKGWGNGVTLAFILGGLALIAVFLGIEARSRHALMPFRILANRTRGISFFVMLLVGASMFSMFYFLGIFVQNIMGYSAIKTGFAFLPFSVGIVVAAQVASTLVARVDPRWISGVGAVLVGVGMFGFSRLEVDSTYLTHLLPFILVLAFGMGLIFVPLTLTAVSGVADQDSGVGSAVLNTVQQIGGAVGLALLGTVSTNAIKDKFAELAPGVAKAAQGGASPDQVKQLQGQATALATTHGFTTAFLVSCFIMLGAAAITFFGLNVKHKDLANDGQPVHIG from the coding sequence ATGTCTGAAGACGTCATCAAGGCCGATCCGCCGGAGCGGCCGGTCGACTCGGTGCCGGCGCACGGCCACCGCAATCTCGGTGTCGCACTCGCGCTGATCTGCATGGCGCAGCTGATGGTGGTGCTCGACGGCACCATCGTCAACATCGCCCTTCCGCACATCCAGCTCGACCTGGGCTTCAGCAACGCCTCGCTGCCGTGGGTGGTCAACGCCTACGCGCTGGCCTTCGGTGGTCTGCTGCTGCTCGGTGGCCGGATCGGGGACATCCTCGGCCGCCGCAAGGTGTTCATGTTCGGTGTCGTGCTGTTCGGCATCGCTTCCTTCCTGGGTGGTATCGCCCAGAACGAGACCCTGCTGCTGGCCAGCCGGATCCTGCAGGGCCTGGGCGCCGCGGCGGCTTCGCCGAACGCGCTGGCGCTGATCACCACCACCTTCCCGGCCGGCAAAGAGCGTAACCGCGCGATGGGCGTGTACGCCGCGATGTCCGGTGCGGGTGCGGCCGTCGGTCTGATCCTCGGTGGTGTGCTGACCGAGGCCTCCTGGCGCTGGACCTTCTTCATCAACACCCCGATCGGCCTGGTCGTGGCCGTGCTGGCGATCCGCTACCTCGGTGAGTCCGCCCGGCAGAAGGGCAAGTTCGACATCCCCGGTGCGATCACCGGAACCGTCGGTCTGACCGCACTGGTCTACGGCCTCACGCACGCCGCGCAGAAGGGCTGGGGCAACGGCGTCACGCTCGCCTTCATCCTCGGCGGCCTGGCCCTGATCGCTGTCTTCCTCGGTATCGAGGCCCGGTCCCGGCACGCACTGATGCCGTTCCGGATCCTCGCCAACCGGACCCGTGGGATCAGCTTCTTCGTGATGCTGCTCGTCGGCGCGTCGATGTTCTCGATGTTCTACTTCCTCGGCATCTTCGTGCAGAACATCATGGGCTACAGCGCGATCAAGACGGGCTTCGCGTTCCTGCCGTTCAGCGTCGGCATCGTGGTCGCCGCGCAGGTCGCGTCGACCCTGGTGGCCCGGGTCGACCCGCGCTGGATCTCCGGTGTCGGCGCGGTCCTGGTCGGGGTAGGCATGTTCGGCTTCAGTCGGCTCGAGGTGGATTCCACCTACCTCACCCACCTGCTGCCCTTCATCCTGGTGCTCGCCTTCGGCATGGGCCTGATCTTCGTACCGCTCACGCTGACCGCGGTCAGTGGCGTCGCGGACCAGGACTCCGGTGTCGGATCCGCAGTACTGAACACGGTCCAGCAGATCGGTGGTGCGGTCGGCCTGGCGCTCCTCGGCACGGTCTCCACCAACGCCATCAAGGACAAGTTCGCCGAGCTCGCACCGGGCGTGGCGAAGGCGGCGCAGGGCGGAGCATCGCCTGACCAGGTCAAGCAGCTCCAAGGCCAGGCCACGGCGCTCGCCACCACTCACGGCTTCACCACCGCGTTCCTGGTGTCCTGCTTCATCATGCTCGGCGCCGCGGCCATCACCTTCTTCGGCCTGAACGTCAAGCACAAGGACCTCGCCAACGACGGCCAGCCGGTCCACATCGGCTGA
- a CDS encoding TetR-like C-terminal domain-containing protein, whose translation MSDSAEAGPRQRPRVEGGREDEILDATVVVVAELGYDRLTMDAVATAAKASKATLYRRWSTKAELVVDAISRAKGCSVQEDVDTGSLRGDLISLACSEGGFTSEMPMSVMAGLLTALHRDADLQKAFKERFLAPRVAITNGVYARAVQRGEIGADVDVELLAQTLPALIIHHAFVLGVEPTEDLILRVIDHVILPAARGSQVS comes from the coding sequence ATGTCAGACAGTGCTGAAGCCGGCCCGCGTCAGCGGCCCAGGGTCGAAGGCGGCCGCGAGGACGAGATCCTCGACGCGACCGTCGTGGTCGTCGCCGAACTGGGCTACGACCGGCTGACCATGGACGCGGTGGCCACGGCCGCCAAGGCCAGCAAGGCGACGCTGTACCGCCGCTGGTCGACCAAGGCCGAGCTGGTCGTCGACGCGATCAGCCGGGCGAAGGGCTGCTCGGTGCAGGAGGACGTCGACACCGGCAGCCTTCGGGGCGACCTGATCTCGCTGGCCTGTAGCGAGGGCGGCTTCACCTCCGAGATGCCGATGTCGGTGATGGCCGGCCTGCTGACCGCGCTGCACCGGGACGCGGATCTGCAGAAAGCCTTCAAGGAGCGCTTCCTGGCGCCCCGGGTGGCCATCACCAACGGGGTGTACGCACGCGCCGTACAGCGGGGGGAGATCGGCGCCGATGTCGACGTCGAACTGCTTGCCCAGACTTTGCCCGCACTGATCATCCACCACGCCTTCGTGCTCGGCGTCGAGCCGACCGAGGACCTGATCCTGCGAGTCATCGACCACGTGATTCTGCCTGCGGCGCGGGGGTCGCAGGTGAGCTGA
- a CDS encoding DUF4229 domain-containing protein — translation MKEFGIYTGLRFVLFAVCFGVLWVALHGRLSIWSLLLLALIVTSILSIFVLRAARDRLAANIEQRAGRMASRVEAARSAEDED, via the coding sequence GTGAAGGAATTCGGGATCTACACCGGCCTGCGATTCGTATTGTTCGCGGTCTGCTTCGGGGTGCTCTGGGTCGCCCTGCATGGTCGGCTGTCGATCTGGTCGCTGCTCCTGCTGGCGCTGATCGTTACGTCGATCCTGTCGATCTTCGTCCTTCGGGCCGCCCGAGATCGGCTTGCGGCCAATATTGAACAACGCGCGGGCCGGATGGCTTCCCGCGTCGAGGCGGCCCGTTCCGCTGAGGACGAGGACTGA
- the ccsB gene encoding c-type cytochrome biogenesis protein CcsB, translated as MNSATLASVSNLLIPTATVVYVLALLAHTGEWAGGLRVAKKAEQKVLVGADGPAITADTAIPADTAEPAASVRVEQASRIGVLLTVLAFVFHAGGVLTRGLAAGRVPWGNMYEFSITASLAVAAVYLVLLKRQRLQWLGLGVTFVLAGTLGVAVLAFYVPAGDLLPALHSYWLVIHVSAAAIAGGGFTIGGLTSVLYLIKSRAERRSLDSGKPMSTALLRVPSAEAMDAIAYKVHAFAFPVWTFGVLVAGPIWAYYAWGRAWGWDPKEVWSLVTWVVYAAYLHARATAGWRGRRAAMVAIVGWVVFLFNFIGVNLLLSGFHAYSGL; from the coding sequence ATGAATTCGGCGACCCTCGCATCCGTCTCCAATCTGCTGATCCCGACGGCCACGGTGGTCTACGTGCTGGCGTTGCTGGCGCACACCGGCGAGTGGGCCGGTGGGCTGCGGGTGGCGAAGAAGGCCGAGCAGAAGGTGCTGGTCGGCGCGGACGGCCCTGCGATCACAGCCGATACCGCGATCCCGGCCGATACCGCCGAGCCGGCTGCTTCGGTGCGGGTGGAGCAGGCCAGCCGGATCGGCGTACTGCTGACCGTGCTGGCGTTCGTGTTCCACGCCGGGGGCGTGCTGACCCGCGGACTCGCCGCAGGGCGCGTGCCGTGGGGCAATATGTACGAGTTCTCCATCACCGCTTCGTTGGCAGTAGCGGCTGTCTACCTGGTTCTGCTGAAGCGGCAGCGGCTGCAGTGGCTCGGCCTGGGGGTGACGTTCGTACTGGCCGGCACGCTCGGCGTCGCAGTACTGGCCTTCTATGTGCCCGCCGGAGACCTGCTGCCGGCCCTGCATTCCTACTGGCTCGTCATCCACGTCTCGGCGGCCGCGATCGCTGGCGGTGGCTTCACCATCGGCGGCCTGACGTCGGTGCTCTACCTGATCAAGAGCAGGGCCGAGCGGCGTTCGCTCGATTCCGGCAAGCCGATGTCGACCGCGCTGCTGCGGGTGCCGTCGGCCGAGGCGATGGACGCGATCGCTTACAAGGTGCACGCTTTCGCCTTCCCGGTATGGACGTTCGGCGTGCTTGTAGCCGGACCGATCTGGGCGTACTACGCCTGGGGTCGCGCCTGGGGCTGGGACCCCAAGGAGGTCTGGTCGCTGGTCACCTGGGTCGTCTACGCCGCCTACCTGCACGCGCGGGCGACCGCCGGCTGGCGCGGCCGCCGGGCAGCTATGGTCGCGATCGTCGGCTGGGTGGTCTTCCTCTTCAACTTCATCGGCGTGAATCTGCTGCTGTCCGGCTTCCACGCCTACTCCGGGCTCTGA
- the resB gene encoding cytochrome c biogenesis protein ResB — protein sequence MTEIKDRVVAPSEEPPSEPPALGPIGWLRWTWRQLTSMKTALVLLFLLALGAVPGSLVPQLPVDPIKVSDFYTAHPDLAPWYDKLGLFDVYKSVWFSAIYLLLFISLMGCVVPRLQVYLKALRARPPKAPRNLNRLPGYQRFETDQSEADVLAAAGVELRERRFRVETYDASIGAERGYLREAGNLVFHFSLILALVGIAWGSLFGYRGTVLVVVGHGFSNSVAQYDDFIPGRAFTPDDLPPFSLTVNSFKATFQTDGPQRGAARSFDAGITYQVTPDSPEQTKDLQVNHPLSVDGTKVHLLGHGYAPKVTVRDGKGQVAFSGPAPFLPQDANFSSFGVVKAPDARPEQLGFEGFFLPTAVIDQRGPVSMFPDALNPALVMTAYYGRPGVESGKPESVYQLDKSKLTQFDNGKGDKLRFQLAPGQSITLPDGRGSLTFDSYDQWVKLQISHTPGLNLALAGILLMILGVMGSLFIHPRRTWVRVRTEDGRTVVEVAGLDRGPERGLGDELDAIAKILKKQEQS from the coding sequence ATGACCGAGATCAAGGATCGCGTCGTCGCGCCGTCGGAGGAGCCGCCCAGCGAGCCACCCGCGCTCGGCCCGATCGGCTGGCTGCGCTGGACCTGGCGGCAGCTGACCTCGATGAAGACGGCCCTGGTGCTGCTCTTCCTACTCGCTCTCGGCGCGGTGCCGGGGTCGCTGGTGCCACAGTTGCCGGTCGACCCGATCAAGGTGTCGGACTTCTACACCGCGCATCCCGACCTGGCCCCCTGGTACGACAAGCTCGGTCTCTTCGACGTCTACAAGTCGGTCTGGTTCTCGGCAATCTATCTGCTGCTGTTCATCTCGCTGATGGGCTGCGTGGTCCCGCGCCTCCAGGTCTACCTGAAGGCGCTCCGCGCCCGGCCGCCGAAGGCGCCCCGCAACCTGAACCGGCTGCCCGGGTACCAGCGCTTCGAGACCGACCAGAGCGAGGCCGACGTCTTGGCCGCTGCCGGGGTCGAGCTGCGCGAACGCCGCTTCCGGGTCGAGACCTACGACGCCTCGATCGGCGCGGAACGCGGCTACCTGCGTGAGGCCGGCAACCTGGTCTTCCATTTCTCGCTGATCCTTGCCCTGGTCGGGATCGCCTGGGGATCGCTGTTCGGCTACCGCGGCACCGTTCTGGTTGTCGTAGGCCACGGATTCTCCAACTCCGTGGCGCAGTACGACGACTTCATCCCCGGCCGGGCCTTCACCCCGGACGACCTGCCGCCGTTCTCGCTGACCGTGAACAGCTTCAAGGCGACCTTCCAGACCGACGGCCCGCAGCGTGGCGCGGCCCGCTCCTTCGACGCGGGCATCACCTACCAGGTGACGCCGGACTCGCCGGAGCAGACCAAGGACCTGCAGGTGAACCACCCGCTGTCGGTGGACGGCACCAAGGTTCACCTGCTCGGCCACGGTTACGCGCCCAAGGTGACCGTACGCGATGGCAAGGGACAGGTCGCGTTCTCCGGACCGGCGCCGTTCCTGCCGCAGGACGCCAACTTCTCGTCCTTCGGCGTGGTGAAGGCACCCGACGCGCGACCCGAGCAACTGGGCTTCGAGGGGTTCTTCCTGCCGACCGCGGTGATCGACCAGCGCGGGCCGGTCTCGATGTTCCCCGACGCGCTCAACCCCGCGCTGGTGATGACGGCGTACTACGGGCGGCCGGGGGTCGAATCGGGCAAGCCGGAGTCGGTCTACCAGCTGGACAAGTCCAAACTCACCCAGTTCGACAACGGCAAGGGCGACAAGCTGCGGTTCCAGCTCGCGCCGGGGCAGAGCATCACGCTGCCCGATGGCAGGGGATCGCTCACGTTCGATTCCTACGACCAGTGGGTGAAGCTGCAGATCAGCCACACCCCTGGCCTGAACCTCGCGCTGGCCGGGATCCTGCTGATGATCCTCGGCGTGATGGGATCCCTGTTCATCCACCCGCGGCGTACCTGGGTGCGGGTCCGGACCGAGGACGGGCGTACCGTTGTCGAGGTCGCCGGGCTCGACCGGGGGCCGGAGCGTGGCCTCGGCGACGAGCTCGACGCGATCGCAAAGATCCTGAAGAAGCAGGAGCAGTCATGA
- a CDS encoding cytochrome c biogenesis CcdA family protein: MAEWFAQSMTGSMLVALPIAVLAGAISFFSPCVVPLLPGYLSYVTGLSAAELGSARRGRMLAGTGLFVLGFSAVFILTGVLFGAVGNALVDHQTAITRVLGAATVVLGLIFLGGFGFLQRDLRVHRVPAVGIAAAPLLGVLFGFGWTPCIGPTLGTVMSLATTEGSTARGATLAFVFSLGLGIPFIVAALAFRRMLGAVAWVRKHQLLVIRIGGVLMIVVGLLLLTGVWNSMTADLRQWVANFGSAV, from the coding sequence GTGGCTGAGTGGTTCGCCCAGTCGATGACGGGCTCGATGCTGGTGGCACTGCCGATCGCGGTGCTGGCCGGTGCGATCTCGTTCTTCTCGCCCTGCGTCGTACCGCTGTTGCCCGGCTACCTCTCGTACGTCACCGGACTGTCCGCCGCCGAGCTCGGCTCCGCGCGGCGCGGCCGGATGCTCGCGGGGACAGGGTTGTTCGTCCTCGGCTTCTCGGCCGTTTTCATCCTGACCGGCGTGCTGTTCGGTGCCGTCGGCAACGCTTTGGTCGATCACCAGACGGCGATCACGAGGGTGCTGGGCGCGGCCACCGTAGTACTGGGCCTGATTTTCCTTGGTGGGTTCGGGTTTTTGCAACGGGATCTGCGCGTGCACCGGGTGCCGGCGGTCGGGATCGCGGCCGCGCCGTTGCTGGGTGTGTTGTTCGGGTTCGGCTGGACGCCTTGTATCGGCCCGACGCTCGGGACGGTGATGAGCCTGGCGACGACCGAGGGCAGTACCGCGCGGGGGGCTACGCTGGCGTTCGTGTTCAGCCTCGGGCTGGGCATTCCGTTCATCGTGGCCGCGCTGGCGTTCCGGCGGATGCTCGGCGCCGTCGCCTGGGTGCGCAAGCACCAGCTGCTGGTGATCCGCATCGGCGGCGTACTGATGATCGTCGTGGGGCTACTGCTGCTGACAGGGGTATGGAATTCGATGACCGCCGACTTGCGGCAATGGGTCGCCAACTTCGGATCGGCGGTCTGA
- a CDS encoding TlpA family protein disulfide reductase — protein sequence MLRLRRTPLLAAAVLIAATGCGSGQKSSDSRDGQTGFVSGSGRVSTFAPDKREKAPDFKGTTLDGKQWDSADQAGKVVVLNVWGSWCPPCRKEAPDLTAAAKELGAGVQFIGLNTRDLDKAPPLKFVQEFGVPFPSIYDPNGKQLLRFRGQKISATSIPATLVIDKQGRVAAKVLGPVTKDTLVGMVKDAE from the coding sequence ATGCTTCGCCTCCGCCGTACGCCGCTCCTCGCCGCCGCGGTGCTGATCGCCGCGACGGGCTGCGGCTCGGGCCAGAAGTCGAGTGACAGCCGCGACGGCCAGACCGGCTTCGTCAGCGGTTCCGGCCGGGTGTCCACGTTCGCGCCGGACAAGCGGGAGAAGGCGCCCGACTTCAAGGGCACCACGCTGGACGGCAAGCAGTGGGATTCGGCCGATCAGGCCGGCAAGGTCGTCGTACTGAACGTGTGGGGTTCTTGGTGCCCGCCGTGCCGCAAGGAGGCGCCGGACCTGACCGCCGCGGCGAAGGAGCTCGGCGCGGGCGTGCAGTTCATCGGGCTGAACACCCGGGACCTGGACAAGGCGCCGCCGCTCAAGTTCGTCCAGGAGTTCGGTGTTCCCTTCCCGAGCATCTACGACCCGAACGGCAAGCAGCTGCTGCGGTTCCGCGGCCAGAAGATCTCGGCGACCTCGATCCCGGCGACGCTGGTGATCGACAAGCAGGGCCGGGTGGCCGCCAAGGTCCTGGGGCCGGTCACGAAGGACACTCTCGTCGGCATGGTGAAGGACGCTGAGTGA